GGATTGGTCGGTATTTGTTCGTCGTAAGAGACATTAAAATTTTCAGTCAGGTATTTCTCCACTATTGTCTTAACATCGCGCCATTTATCTTCAAACATTATGTGCAGAGCGTAAAAATCCTTGTAATCCGGGTAGAGCCCGTAAACGGCAAATCCGCCGCCAAGGCCGTTCCCCCTTACCTTGATATTCTTGATCGCCGATATGGCAATGTTGCCCGGGAACATTTTCCCGCTCGTGTTCATCACACCAAAAAGGCCGCATGCTTCCCTGCCCTGGTCAGGCAGGTACCTCTCGCTGCTTTTACGCTCGTAACCGGTCATTGATTCACCACCCCCAGGATAAGATCCTTTTCCAGCAGTTCCCACCTTAAATTCTCCGGGATGCTCCCATAACCAAAGTCCTCATTAAAAAGATCATCCGCAAATTGGGAAACATCCGCTTTGGTTCTCATCAGATTGACAAATATACCGGCCCGGCTGATTTTCCCCGCCAGGATAAATCCTGCGATTCTTCCTTCCCGGAGGATGAATTTCCGATAGTACTTCTTCTGCATGTCCAACCGGCTAATATTTACAAAGCCGCCCGGGTCTTCTGCAGAAACATTCAGTCCGGCGGTAATCAGACAGAGATCGAAAAAGTGCATGGAATTCATATTGGTTGACCAGACGTTCTCCCGCCTGCCGCCGGCCATATTTGCGCCGGCAATCCTTCCCCCGAGGTAAGCATTCGGCCAGAGCGGGATAACCTTGCTTATTCCGGCAACGGAGTCATAACCCTGGGCGCAGTCCCCGCAGGCGTATAGATCTGCTTGAGAAGTTTCCATTCTTTCGTTGACTAAAATACCCCTGTCGATCTTTAAGCCCGCCTGAACGCCCAGTTCGATCCTCGGGGCGACGCCCATCGCCAGAACCAGCATATCACAGGGAATCTGTGTGCCGTCAGTCAAGACTACACCGTCAACCGCACTGCCGCCTTTAATCTCTTTGATCGTATTGTTGGTGGTTACCTGCACCCCTTTTTCTGCGAAAAGGGCTTCCAGCAAGCTGGAGACGGGTTCGTCAACAACGGGCGCCAGGACTCTTCCGGCAAGTTCTACTACATGCGCCTGCAGGCCCTTTTTGCACAGAGCCTCGGCAGCCATCAGGCCGATCACTCCGCCGCCAAGCACAACCGCTCTTTGCGCATTTTCCAGGGCCTTTTCAATCTTTAAAACATCGTCCATATTTAAAAAAGTAAAGATATTTTCCTTGTCCAAACCTTCCATCGGCGGGATAAGCGGCCGGCCGCCCGTCGCTAAAAGCAGCTTGTTATAGCCAATCTTTTCGCCACCCGAAAGCAGAACCTCTTTTTTACCGGTGTCTATATCAACGGCTTTTTGTCCAAGCAGGGCGGCAACATTAAGCTTTTCATAAAAGTCAGCTTTTCTGTAATACATCTTTTCAAGATCAATTTGACCTGCAAGGTAATAGGGTATAAGCGCCCTGGAATATACACGGCAGGTTTCCTCCGCAACTAAAGCGATTGTTCCGGAACGGTCGATACTTCTGAGCATTTCTATACAGCCCATGCTTCCGGCCGAATTTCCGACAATTACGTAATCAAACCCTCGGGTCACTTATTACCCCCCCTTCTTCCTGATTGATATAGACAAGCGCTTCATTCGGGCAGTGACTTACGCAGTAGGGTTTTTCAAATCCTTCGCAGAGGTCGCATTTGATCACTTTTTTGTTCTCCCGGTCGATAATAATTCCGCCGTAAGGGCAGACCAGCACACAACTGTAACAGCCGACGCATTTTTCGGGATCATGGATTACCTTGCCGCTTATGGTATCCTTATACAAAGCGCCGCTGATGCATGCAAAAACACAATCCGGCTCTGAGCAATGCCTGCACTGAAGAGCAAAAGTAACAGGCAGTGGTTCCTCCACGATAACTCTGCTTAAAGCCGCGGGCTTTTCCAGCAGAAAAGCTTTTAAGATGTCCTTCGTCCGGGAATGGGCTACCACACACCATATTTCACAAAGGTGGCAGCCTATACAGACCTCCGGTTTGATCAAAATCTTTTTCATTATGCCCCCCTATTATCAAGGCAAGAAAACAAAAACCCACGGCAGGCAACCGTGGATATATTTGCCGCAAAATCAGGGCAAATATATCTTCATTTAAAATAACCTGATCGTGGGCGTCATTGCCCTTTTGTCCGGCGCATCTTGGCCTATTATTTTAACCAGCTTTTAATACTTGGTCAGATATTCTTCCAGTTCCCAGGGATGTACCTGTATCCGGTACCGTTCCCATTCAATTCTTTTAGCCTCCAGAAAGCGCTCTATGACGTGAGAACCCAGCGCATCCACGATCACTTGATCAGCGGTCAACTTGTTCAGGGCCTCGGAAAGGTTTTCCGGCAGACTATCTATGCTAAATTTCTCACGCTCTTGCGGAGTCATCTCATATATATTCTGGTCACATGACTGCGGTGGCTTAATCTTATTTTTAATCCCGTCCAATCCCGCTTTCAGGCATACAGCCAGGGCCAGGTATGGGTTGCAGGACG
The nucleotide sequence above comes from Desulfotomaculum sp.. Encoded proteins:
- a CDS encoding 4Fe-4S ferredoxin; translation: MKKILIKPEVCIGCHLCEIWCVVAHSRTKDILKAFLLEKPAALSRVIVEEPLPVTFALQCRHCSEPDCVFACISGALYKDTISGKVIHDPEKCVGCYSCVLVCPYGGIIIDRENKKVIKCDLCEGFEKPYCVSHCPNEALVYINQEEGGVISDPRV
- a CDS encoding NAD(P)/FAD-dependent oxidoreductase, coding for MGCIEMLRSIDRSGTIALVAEETCRVYSRALIPYYLAGQIDLEKMYYRKADFYEKLNVAALLGQKAVDIDTGKKEVLLSGGEKIGYNKLLLATGGRPLIPPMEGLDKENIFTFLNMDDVLKIEKALENAQRAVVLGGGVIGLMAAEALCKKGLQAHVVELAGRVLAPVVDEPVSSLLEALFAEKGVQVTTNNTIKEIKGGSAVDGVVLTDGTQIPCDMLVLAMGVAPRIELGVQAGLKIDRGILVNERMETSQADLYACGDCAQGYDSVAGISKVIPLWPNAYLGGRIAGANMAGGRRENVWSTNMNSMHFFDLCLITAGLNVSAEDPGGFVNISRLDMQKKYYRKFILREGRIAGFILAGKISRAGIFVNLMRTKADVSQFADDLFNEDFGYGSIPENLRWELLEKDLILGVVNQ